ttattgtttagaaagcggCGCTTACACTTAAATTATGTGTCACACTGGAGGccgacgctgttgtgttaaatgtcgcGCCTCTTTTGCCCTGgggatgccggcatgctgtctgaAATCACACTTTAGATTGACTTGATGCCACTGTTGTTTGATTCTTTGTAAAAATCTGAAGGCGGCGTTAAGATGGGACTTTGTTGTGGGGACGATCTGTGTGTTAAAAGGGGTATTGTGAACGTTGTATTGTCTCtctattttatcacttttgaaTATATTAATAAGTcgaaaactaaaatgaaatatgaatgcTACATAGGTTACACCACCATAACAGTTCTGGaaagtgtaatatttttattatcagttaTCTTCAAACAATGTTATGCTAAATTCCTGTCAGCATGTTAGCAAACACTCCATACAATCTGAGCATATTCCACTCACTACAGTTTTACGTAAAGTTTATATTCCCATCATTTGCTGATGGAAAGCTTATTATTGTAACAGCGTACCAATAATCACATCACCCCAGACCCCCCCGGCATATTTCGTCCCCCCGTGTTGACTCCGGGGCTATGGCCCTGGCACATAATATGTGCCGTATAGCACCTTATTTACAACCAAATTCACCTTACCAATGTGGCATTTTTCTGATGTATGCTCATGACACCCTTTTGAAACAGAAATCCTATGATATTCTGTATTTTAGCACCAGATACTATACATTACTACATATGGTATGCAACATTAAATAGCAATACTAGTTTATTACTCACGATTACAAGTGCATTGCAATATTTACAATGAAATCACAAACCTCcatttaatacaaaaacaaataatagaaCTGAATCCATTCATTTTTCTCCTAAAGGGGCAAACTCCACTATCCTTCACTCACTTTGCAGTGTActgcatttttctctttcatcaTAATATTATAACCTATATTATCTGAATAAGCATACCCTTAAAATGgctcttttctttcattttattttatttacgaGGTGAAGTGTATCAAGGAGGCCTTTTCATCTATTCTATATTACATGTTGACCACAATAAGGAATTCATAAGCATGCTGCAGTGCAAGTGTCCTTACTTAGAACGAGCCCACAATGCTCCCATGGTTCACTATTGATGCGTATAATAATGCAAGTGAACTGTGAATGTGGAGGaataagagagggagagagcgagatGCGTGCGGTGGGAATCCAGCCACGCAGCTCATCTGTCTGCACACGTGAGTGGGGGAGACACAGATGTGCAGAGCATCGGGATTAACACAGAATGAGGAATAGAGCTAAacctgcgcacacacacaaatgcgcTCAACCATAGACTGATCAGACACACAGCAACAGGCAACATATCATCGCCACACAACACCACACCACCATTACAGCACCTGCCTCCATCAGCAGAGTTtaaaaaccaacacacacaccgCCTGTGGCCCATCATACCCACATGATTGCTGTTCCAGTTGAACTCATCCAGGAAGTGTAGAGGTGTTGGACCTACACTCAGATTGTATGCAATAGGGAATTAAGCACCCTGCATCCTCAAAAGACAGTTGATGGAGGAAACAAAGTGTGACAATCATTtcaaacagtgtaaaaaaaggGAGAATTTCCTGCTAATGTCTTCCTGGCATTTTGTAGATTTACTGGTTATATGAAGGAAGAGTTATTCTAGGCCGATGTATGACCTTGTTTACTAatcaaatccaagaaacacgTGGTGCTGTTGTATATGAGCCTCTATCCAATGGTTATATCTCAAAATTTGAAATCCAAATCAGCACCTAAGTGGAGTATTGATTCATGCTCTGAGCAGGCTTGACTTGCACAACAGTGGTGGTCACCTGACTGCTCCACTTCCACCAACACTTTAGTTACATAATGTGCTCCAAACGTGCACTCATGGTAATTCTTtcagaggaaagagagggagttTTGGTTTAACTATGGTCTTTGATTTACAGAATCCAAGGTTTTTGCATGTCAAGTGCTGCTTTGAGggctttcacaaacacacacacacacacacacacacacacacacacacacacacacacacccctgtcaCGTGCAGATGTACAGTGGGAGGCGTTCAGAGATGAGACAGATGGGAGGAGAGCTTCCTTCCATTGATGTTTCTCTGCATGTGGgagtaaaggttttttttattgaactacTTTTATGTAACCATGATGATCATAGGGTAGAAAATGTAGaacatcaataaaaatgttaattttatattgcttaaaaaataaccagATGGTCACGTTGATGAAAGATAAatctaagaaaaaaatctataatctCTTATTTTGCATGTCACACACTGTGAGCTTCACTGAAGTGtatttgctgcattttattACAAGCAATAAGATCTCCCATGTTATCTAGATAGGAAACACAATATCCTGTTCTCTGTTGATACCATCTAGTGGCTCATCATGAAAGCTGCTGCACCGGCTATGAGTCATCAGCAGAGGAAGGAGGCTGTGGCGTCACAGCCTCACAGCTCCAAACCGGAGAGCCAGTATGCCTCCGTGTGGCAGAAACCaagaatgtcttaaaatgcatttcatgAATGAATGACCAGATCACCACAAATCTGCCCTTAAGCTGATTATACGTGAACACCACTACTTGGTGCATCTCTGCGCTTTTTACTAAACCAGgttcaaataaaaaagcaaacaaaagaaaagttattGGGGCATTTATGTAATGTgcctttgtgttgtttatgaaaaaactgcttattaCAATCACTATATACTTATTAAAGAGTAAATGACATGTATCTTACACCACCTGATCCACATGCGTATCCATCATACTTGTGTCTGACCTTTGAGGgatatattaaaaaaggaagCAATGCTACATCCCATAACATGTTATCTCTGATATGAGAGATTATCCATCTGCCGGGGCCACAGCATGTTATGAAATGGTTTACATGTGCGATACATGTATGTGCAGCAAATATCCTGGGTGTCATGATAAATGTAGGGATAAAACTGTATGTATGACATGGTTGCAACATATTACTGATTTGAGATATTATGTCTTTATTGTATAACTGggtttgtgtgtggtgtgtcaTACCATCTGCTATCTCAATCATTTCATACTTGTAGATTATTCTAACGTTCAGAGTTCAAATAGATCATTCAGATTACATACACAGCAGGCTACAGTAGGATATATTCAATAAGTTACACattgtatatattattattgttattactgttTATGTAGAtcttgttgtttattgttgtaggttgcacacatatttatatttttgacttacatactagttttatacactGCCTCCAGTCAaatgttgcactttttattcttcttttaaatAGAGGTATCTTACACAGCTAGTTGATATAAATTAAACACGGGACACAAATATGTCCAAATGCCTGAATTTAGCCATTTCACAGTCTCAGCTGTAAACCAAGGGTGATCGGGCCTTTTTTGTTAAGCAGGGTTTTGTGGCCTGAACACTCTTTTATCTGTGGGCTACTTCTTAAAACCTATTTATATACTCAGGTAATCtcttaactttgttttttatttttattttatcttttacttaACTTATTTTGCTCTCATGTCTAGCTCCTATTTTCCCATGCATAAacttttgaatcttttttttctataatattttatttgtctaaAGCCCCTTGGAACTTTGTCTTGAAAAGCAGCTATATAAATGAAgctcaatattattattaggaatatttataaatgtttagCCTTTGTAATTATCTTTAGCCAACTGCTGACTGATCGATTGATTCATGAATACAGCCACGTGTAATAAATAGATGTGTcacatgcatgtatgcataACTTTATAaaggaaattatgttttgttttcttttttttctcactatgTACCTGGACAGTGCTGGTTAAGCAATTCATGAATCTATGAAGTTGCGGTATGTTcctgaaaaccacattttcaCACCGATCAGTTTATGTGAAATCAATACATTTATGAGTGAAATCACACAAGAGTTCATGAAGTCTTTACCCACACATTTATTGGTGACACGGAACATTTTATATGCAGtgatatgtttaatttaaatagaataaatagcTTGAATCCTACTAAGAGGTGTTGGAGTTTAGTGTTTCATGTGATATCAGGCGACCGCTGATATCATGTGACTGAGGCCTGTGAAGTAGGCCTTCTCCCTCTCACTCATCAGCTCGAAGTGAAGAGGCTGCTGGCAGAAGTCACACTCAGCCGAGGAGTGCAGCCTCAGCTCCATGCCCACCTCCTTCCAAGTCTTCACCAGACGGTCTGTTGGGACAaagcaaacagcaaacagcTGAGAAAACATCTTTTGTTGCCATAAATTATGGATGTTAGACATACCCACAAGTGTACAAAGTGTCAAAATAATCCTAACAGTGCAGAGGTTTGAAATTAATCGCTTTTCTTACTATCCAATGCAGCTACTGGACTTCAGAGTTGCTATATTCACCAAATTTGAATACGAAAAAATATGGATATCTTTAATTCAAAAGATGGACCTCATGCTTTATAGTGGACATACCAACAAAGTAGAACATCATCTGGGGAGTGTGGTGTGGTGTGGGTGCGATGCGCAGCAGCTCTTCCCCTTTAGCCACAGTGGGGTAGTTTATTGCTTGTACATAGATGCTGTAACGAGACATCATGATGTCGCAGatctcagtgtttttcactGCATCTGCCACCTGCCAAACAGATACATAATATGTCAGATTTCAAAGATATAAAAGAGAGTGTAACAGTTTGAGTCCCTGCACCAGTTAGAGggataaataattaatatctTTACCCGGACAGGAATGATGTGGCTCGGGCAGTGGACCACCGGAAGGCCTGAGTCCATCAGCATCTGTCGGAGCAGCTTAACACTCCTCTGATGTTTCCGCCTGAGAACCCGGCCTTCCTCACTTTTCAGGACCTTGATGGACTCCTTCGCCCCTGCCAGCAGCATAGGGGGCAGGGAGGTGGTGAAGATGAAGCCTGCGGCGTATGAGCGCACTGTGTCCACCAGGGCCCTGGTGCTGGCGATGTAGCCACCCACGCAGCCAAATGCCTTGCCTGGAAATGAAACCCATAACAAGTCAGAGAGCCACATATGCAACTGGTGGGGGTGTTAGGAGAGGTTTACCCATATTAGTAAAGGGCTTTGCTTACCAAGTGTACCAGAGATGATGTCCATCTTGTGCAtgattctgtctctgtccccgATCCCTCCTCCTCTGGGCCCATACAAGCCCACAGCATGAACTTCATCCACAAAGGTAATGGCACCAAACTTGTGGGCAATATCACACATCTCCTCTAGTGGGCACACAGCGCCTGTAGAGAGCACAGCATTTAATAGGCTGTTTAACATCACTAATAAGAATAAAGGCACAAATAccttttcatatatatatatatatatatatatatatatatataaatgtgtgtgtgtgtgtatgtatgtgtgtgtcaagAATGATGCTGCcataaatattaacaaaaaggcaatgtgtcattatacatacatacatcctCTGGTTATATGAAGATTTAAGTTTCTAACATACGTGATATACCTTTAATAAAAggtgtacatgtacatgtattAGAAATATCGATGCATTTTTATATGATATTATGTGTTGTGACAATATATGGTAACGATATATGTTTAATATGCAAGttaatgaaaacaacatatgtATAAATAATTCTGTAtgcttatatttttttgttactacATTGAGTTTATATAAAgacataatatttttatatacagtctatgctccCTACCTGTGTATGACATCACTTCCTACATGACTTCCtgagaaatgtccgaaaaatgTATCGAGGACGTCTGACATGCGAGTTACGGAGAACAGAGCTGTTATTATGCTGCGATTTAATCTTTAAAACTTCATATTCAACCAAACCAATGTTGAAAAGTTGCTCTTCTATCAGGACAGGAGCTGTGAATCAGAGGAAGATAACTTCTGTTGATTTATTAATGCTTGAAAACTCCGGTGAGTGACGCGCGTGTTTGCTCTCGTGAGAAAAGAGTAGATCATAAACTGTGTTGACGTCCAGATACTTTTCTCTCGGAGTCATGAGAAGTTGTCTAATGTTTTCAGTGTACTTTGGTGCCAACTGTATCattgtattaattttaaaaaacgatGCTAACGGTAATAGGTAGCGCGGGTGGCTAACATTAATTGCTAACGCAGCTACTGTATTGTTTAGTGGTGTACCTCTGTGCTAATGTTATGCTAAATGCTAACTCGAGCTAATCGCCAAAATAATGGCTAAGCTAATGGCTAACTCTGGTCTGCCAGAGCAGCATGCTAAAGAGCATTTCACCTGTGTCACCTATTGTTGACTTTGTAACACGTAAGTTCACTGATATTTGCTTACTGTAATGGTTTTTAGTGTAACTACTTTTGTACTTAACTGATCTTGGTTATAAAATACACATGCTAAAGGGAATTTAAATCAATAATTCATGGTAATTCAAGTTTAAGgtgtaaaatattatatatatatgtacaaaaCAGTTTCACATAAGTAATGTCATAAATAAGAAATGGGctcaatatttcatttgtttgctaaaataaagatttatggTAATCCATGATAAATAaatcctgtttttgttgctaaaaCATTAATTGTTGTGATACATGGCTGGCAATTTAAATTTTACTGGAAGTATATCCTCAATGTTTGGTCATACATTATAAAATGCAGTGAGGAAGAAAGAAGTTATTGTGGTCTCATGTAAGAAGTAGAACAGGATAACTTacaattctgctttttttgtgtaggtttttttttttgaactaCCAGATTTACTCATGAACATAGTGATGGCAGCCCAGCTCAGCAAGACTGTGGACAGTCGTGGACGTGGTGTGGCCTACCGTAGGACCTGTTCACAGAGGACGTCGGATTTGCTTGATCACTCACTCTGATTCCAGATAAGAACACACGTGCAAACACTATCCGGGTGGTAGCATTTATGACACTGAAGACACTTCAGGACTCAAAAACTGAACTATTGAAGCATTCAAAAGTCCCAACTTAAACAGATGATCTGATTTGGAGAGCCCAACTCCCAGAgactcattctttttttaaaaaatttattttaagaggtctattttgatcatttttttctatataaaaaAGCAGTTCTGTGAATCTTCTACTATTGCAGTGAAGCAATAAACGTGTCAACTGATCAACATAATACCAACTAACTTCGTAAGTCATTTAaggtattattagtattattaagGTGTATATGTAGCTTTGCTTGTTCCTAATTTTGAGAAATATTACTCAAACTTTTTGTGATTCTACAAATGTAAATCAGTTTGCAGACACTCCCCTATGTCGTCATTTTTTAACTAAGACACGTCAAtgaatatgtataaaaaaattacagaatatttaaaatgcctcattaaaaaaaaaagacacttgcATGGAGGGCTGCATACTTACCATCCATTGAATGCACCGTCTCAAAAGCAACAATCTTTGGAGTGGAGGGATCAGACTTCTCAAGCAGCTCTCTCAGGTGGCTGACGTCATTGTGACGAAAGATGAACTTCTTGACCCCACTGTTTCTTATACCCTGGATCATTGAGGCGTGGTTGCCAGCGTCAGAGTATACTTCACAACCTGGAAGAATtaacaaatggagaaaaatgttCAATTCTCTGCTGTGGATTTAAGTCTAAATCAAGAAAGTATGTTATAAAACACTTTACAATTGAGCATCAAAGCAAAagcatggattttttttcagcaaatttcaaaatatttccaaGCTTAATTTGATGTACCTGGTAGCATTTTTGCCAGAGTAAACAGTGTGGAGTCATTAGCTACAAAGCAGGAAGTGAACAGAAGAGCAGCATCTTTGTTGTGCAGATCAGCTAGCTCGTGTTCGAGCTCCACATGGAATTTGCTCGTCCCTGAAATGTTTCGTGTGCCTCCTGCACCAGCACCGTGCTTTCGTAAAGTCTCCCttgaaagacaaagacaaacaaacagcagagtttATCATCTAAAACTAGCCTATTCTATTATTATATCAGGGCAAAATCTGTAATTATCATCATCGTTGCATGTTTTAATCAGGGTTTGAGCGTACTCACATAATGGCCTGGATGACTTTGGGGTGGCGGCTCATGCCGAGGTAGTCGTTGCTGCACCACACAGACACGTCTCTCTTTGCATGAAGACACTGTGAGTAGTCGTCTGCCATGGGGAACGTGTTGGCACGTCGGTTCACTGTCTTAAAAACCCTGTATGTGTGATCTACCTTCTTGCTTTCAATCTTCTTCTCAAAATACTTGTCATACTGGAAGGTGACAGCTGATAAAGGagagatgttaaaaaaaggtttcagatttaaaaagatCCCTTTGAGACATTATTGTTCATTAAGAAGTATCTCTTACCCTCAGGCAGATTGTCCTTCAGCAGGTGAGACACTTTGGAAGTTGTGggtttcaaaggattttttGATGCCCCTCTGTTTGCTTTGTCTGCCTCGATAAGATCTGCAACTTTTTTCCCTGCTCAAGACAGACGCACACTAATAATGATCTCTAAATCAACTGATTACATTCATATGCTATCCACATTAACTGTCACTACAGCATATATGCCCAAAGCTATAACCTTTAATTTACATAACTGACTTCATGTAAGGGTATCCAATTACAGATCTGGCTGATTTCTTACCTGTGTGTACAGAGTGTCTTTCCTGGACGTCCTCTTGCAGCTCAATGCTGGCCTCTCTTACTACCCTGTTGTTTGTCTGCACCATTTCTGCAGCCAGGAAAGGACATTTAGAGCCTACAGCCTGGCCAGAAGGAGGTGCGATGTGACCTGGGGGCAACTTGACTTCATGCTTTTGACCTACAGAACACAAGAGAGAACGTTTCTAAATTATAACCCATatataagatttaaaaaaacaaaacaaattgttcTCAAATCACCATTAATTGTATTGATTTAACAGTTAATAGGATGGTTTAAAACTGACCGTCATTTGTCGGAGTGCCTTTGGATGCAGAAGCTGAAGAGGACAGAGCTCTGGCCAGAGGTCTGGAGGCCAGGTCCATCATCACAGGACACTTCTGAGCATAGCTCACCAGTGATGATGTTCCCGCCAGCTGCAGGACGACACTGGGCACAACAGTGAGGAAAGGGCACCGGCGGATCACCGCGTCCATATGAGATACTCTTGGCCTAAAGAGAAGGTGAAAAAGAGGAGCATTCAAAAAATGTACCACTAGAGTTTTCCTGTCAGCTTTCAAGGAATCCATCCAAGGACAGACGTCGGGGACCAAAACTGGTCCCATAAATTGCTGCCTTTCTCTCACTTGTCTCATAGCACTACAgccttttttttacctgaagACATCCCAGTCCACCTTGACGTAACAGATGAAAAATGTCTTGCGAAACATGACGGATTCCACACTAATCTATGACAAGCAAACTCGGAGAGGAGTGTTACATTTAAAGCCCAAGAGACTACTGTCATTCAGTCTGCGCTGCAGTCAGCTGTCCTTGACAAGTGGGAAGGGAAGGCCTCTCAAGGACCCGTCTCGCTCCAACAAATGTGTGATGTTACCAAACATTAGGGAGAAGAAGAGCTGCCTGGCCACATAAACTGTATCCGAATCCCCACCTCCCCCATCTCATGTATTACTTAACTATTGTCCGGACTCTCCTGATCCACAGAGTCACACGAGATGCTATAGTTGCTTTTGTAAAGTATTTTTGTTACCTATTTATTAATACTTAATTACTAGAAATAAAATGCTTGAAAGGAAACTGACTTTGACTCTAAATTCATTGATTActacaagaagaaaaacatatcttgcaaaaattaacaatacatttttatctttaaccaagctttttttttttaacccattcaCTTATCATTAACTATTATCACATCATTCACTATGATTAATTAAATCTGgatttaagataaaaatatgtaatgacTGATAAAACTGCCCATGCAATGATTAAAACAAGTTATCCCAGAGTATATTCTTAATCAGAAATTCTCTAATGgcttttagtaaaaaaaaaaaaaaaagataggtTTCAGAAAGAAATTCAACATAAAGATTAAGAAGAAAGTTAATGCAAAAACTAAACAggtatgttttaaaatctgctttGATCAATGATCAATAAAAGGCCATCCAGCCAAGGGTCATTGATGGCAGACACATAACTCTTACTTTCTTTAAGCAGCTGGATCATGTCCCGACTGGACCACATGGCTTGTAAACCACACGTGCTGTATCCCCTCATACACTTTTTATATAAACTCACCtggtttgtattattttttaataaaatgctgtTCAGTCTCGTGCTCCTCGGTGGTTTTCCAAAGACGGTCGTTGATCCGCGTTGAGGAGAAATTACAACACCTCTGTCACTGCGGTGACGTAGCAGTAAGTGTTGCACAAGCATGGGGCCACGCCCACCGGCCGGTACGTAATCCTGCCAAAGATCGTCTACTGCAAACAAGGAAGCTCTCTTCGTCgattaaactgaactgaaatacaCGTTTGTGGGTTTCATTTAAAGCCTCTCTTCTTCAATATCACCAAAGTCGCTCAGTTCTTTAGCCCTTAAGATACTATTTGTTTAAATGGCAAGActaaaaatctgataaatgtactgggaaattattataaattaaatacataatcCCAAGTGCTGCAatcatgtactttttaaaaaggtattttGAGTAttcttttgacttttgttgTACAATATACTTGTTAACTCCACTGAATTTATTTCACTTACTACCTACTTCTGAGAATATGActttaactgaaaaacacagatttattaaatatgatgcattgctacaaatgacacagaaatacCGCCTACAAGCATCAGGGATGATTTTATACCATCAAATTATAACACTGACAAAAGTTATTGTGCataatacttaagtaaaatattgaaagtaggctttttagttttaatatgAATGTGATCTTCTTCCACCACAAGTAatgggcatttttaaaaatatattattggtTTGTCTGAGGAACTTGATCAACTTTTTCCATTTAATTACTCCTTTTAACcagatcaaaacaaaatatatacatatatgttttatgttgatCAAGAATTAAAATAGTGAaattcttttgttgcttgtaATATGATGGACAGTATccctttacattaaaaattgttttaaaatctgtGGAAATGTTGTAGGGATTCTGCACGGGCCTGCTTATAAGtttcttaaactttttaaaccagaaaatgattaattaattcgaaaagaaaaagcatggagaaataaaaaaaaaagagagggctTGAAACCTGCTGACAACAACTGGAATGGTTTTGAGCTGCTTTACTGATCACAAGGCCAACAAGAGtataaataccaaaaacatGCTGACTTATAAATGAAATGAGCGAGTTTTAATGATAGGATGATACTTTTGTGAAACTCAAATAtacattacaaacacacacagtcactaaTAATTATGCAAACAGTACAAACAAACTtcacttcatgtttttatgtgtctgaCAAGGTCAACCAGGACAGTTACATGGAGGATCTGTCTCCAGTTGTACAACCAGCTTCAGCAGTTCACTTGTTACTCCACTGAGCGGCAGCATTGCGCTCACACCCAGCCCCCGTAACGCAGCTTGTTGGGCAGGTAGATGTTGGCGAGGAAATCAGGAGCTATGGCTGCTAGGGACTGTATTTCAGCCTTGACCTTACTCTGCTGCATCAGTTCCATCTACAACAACAAGAGCGCAAAAGTAGTTTTAAGGAGCATGTTTGAGAGAGCAAACAAGCATAAATCATCAGGTGTTTATTTCTGACAGCCACTCCACAACAGAGTGGCCCCTCTGTTTCCTCGGTACCAGCGAGCTAAGAgtcctctcacacacattccTGCGCTGTGTGTCACATGAGCAAGGATGTTAAAACTGTGTAAACCTCTGAGGAAGAacacttttttcctttgtttagaAAGGAACAGGGTGCATCAGACCAACAGTTTTCCAAGAGTCCTGAGTGTGGTACTGTAGGTTTGGGGTGTGTGATATGGACAAATTGATTTATCattgtatttttggtttgcaTTGATAAGCATGGGAAGATTATGAGAGAATGgggccctgggcacagatatacAAAAGGTCCAACCACCTGTCTTGTATATGAGAagacagactttgtggtggtttggcttcttttttttttctccttttgcgtctctttgaagtaatttttgtcttgtttttggctgtgttctTCCTCTTTGTGATTCTTCTGCCccttttgtcattattttgtgtttctttacagTTCCTTTccgtcatttgtttttttttgttgtctcttctTGGTCGGTACAGTACGGTCACAACGTCAAGGTTAGATTTCAAATTAATACCATAAAGTCAATTGTTTGTAGTACTTTGGTAgaactaataacattaattaaaaaaaaaaaattaaaaatttaccATCTTATGTTTGTATACCTCTGCCAGTCAATCAAGTTTCTGTTATagttcacatccatgtctgtccagactcatatgtagccatgacaggaGACAGTTCTTCAAATatgaatgttgctgcaaattCCAAAACATGGCTGCTTCACGCAACATCTCcaacccggcagcacagaagatctatacaatcagcacagttttaagatgGACAAGAATAGTGTCACCAATTTAACATTTGATCAATGTCTCCCCTTTTGTCCCGGAGATATGACATTGAGTagtggccagaaaagtgtttttgctgaacATTACTTTTCggatacaaaatgtcatcactacCTAATTTTATCTTAGTGGATATTGTGTAAAATCTTTGGCGTAATTAACgaattcttgaattatggccaagaatgtgttttgtgagatcacgctgaccttgacctttgaccaccaaattgtaatcagttcatctttgagtccaagtggccattgtgccaaatttttaagaaatttcatCAAGATTTTCCTGAGATACTGTgatcacaagaatgggatggatgtTGGATATCAACTCTTTTTGATCTATCTGCTTCTTTAGCAggtggattccaaaatctaccagccactcaatagattaccattgtt
The DNA window shown above is from Plectropomus leopardus isolate mb chromosome 8, YSFRI_Pleo_2.0, whole genome shotgun sequence and carries:
- the LOC121946839 gene encoding 5-aminolevulinate synthase, nonspecific, mitochondrial-like, giving the protein MDAVIRRCPFLTVVPSVVLQLAGTSSLVSYAQKCPVMMDLASRPLARALSSSASASKGTPTNDGQKHEVKLPPGHIAPPSGQAVGSKCPFLAAEMVQTNNRVVREASIELQEDVQERHSVHTGKKVADLIEADKANRGASKNPLKPTTSKVSHLLKDNLPEAVTFQYDKYFEKKIESKKVDHTYRVFKTVNRRANTFPMADDYSQCLHAKRDVSVWCSNDYLGMSRHPKVIQAIMETLRKHGAGAGGTRNISGTSKFHVELEHELADLHNKDAALLFTSCFVANDSTLFTLAKMLPGCEVYSDAGNHASMIQGIRNSGVKKFIFRHNDVSHLRELLEKSDPSTPKIVAFETVHSMDGAVCPLEEMCDIAHKFGAITFVDEVHAVGLYGPRGGGIGDRDRIMHKMDIISGTLGKAFGCVGGYIASTRALVDTVRSYAAGFIFTTSLPPMLLAGAKESIKVLKSEEGRVLRRKHQRSVKLLRQMLMDSGLPVVHCPSHIIPVRVADAVKNTEICDIMMSRYSIYVQAINYPTVAKGEELLRIAPTPHHTPQMMFYFVDRLVKTWKEVGMELRLHSSAECDFCQQPLHFELMSEREKAYFTGLSHMISAVA